The genomic window TTGAGCACCACGTCCAGCGCGAGCCAGTCAGCCTGTTGCAGCGCGTCAGGGCTAGTCAAAATGCCTTCCTTGAACAGAGCCGGGCCCATGGGCACACGGGTCATGTTTTCCACGCCACCGGCCATACCCACTTCAACGGCACCGGCCTGAATCTCCCGCGCGGTGTTGCGCAGGGCAGCAAGGCCGGAGCCACACTGCTGATCAATCTGCCGGGTGGCGCACGCCTGGCCTTTGGGGCCTAGGCGTGCGGCTAGCCACAGCGGGTAGCGGCCACCAAAGCTCCATTGTTCTTTCACTGGTAGGGCGCAGCCAATACTCAGGTCTTCCACCGCTGCGCCATCAACATCGCTGCGCGCCAGTAAGCCATCCAGAACGCTGGCCAGCAGGGCATCGCTGCGGGTGTCGGCCCAGGCATCCACCTCGGGTTTGCGGGGGTGGGCGCGACTGAAGGCACTGCGTGCATAGTCAGCCAGGTAGACGTTTCTCATTAGTTGCTCTCCTGCTGTTCAGCCATCTTTGCCCAGCGATGGATAAACAAGGCATAGGTGGTCATTACATGGCGGATTGAGTCGATCTCCACGCACTCATCCACACCGTGAATGCGCTGGGCAACAGGGCCGTAGCAGGTACCGTTGATATTGCCGGATACGTGGAAGGCGCGCAGGTCGGTGGTGCAGGTGGAGATATAATGGCCGGGAGGGGCGCCAATCAGCGCTTCGTGGCATTCCGAGAGTAGCTGGATGCCCGGGGTGTCGAGATCAACCACATGCCCTTCAGAGCGAAAACCGTGGAAGCTCACCTGGGGCGCCGGGGTGGCGTCATCAAGCTCAGCGTGGCGGGCCTGCAGGGTATCGCGAACCCGCTGCATGGCCTCTTCCGGCGACATGCCGGGCGGGAAGCCAACGCGGCCTTCCAGAATGGCGTGGGCCGGCACGCTGGAAGCCCAGTTGCCTGCATCTACCCGGCCAATGCTCAGGTTGAAGGGGTGAGGGTGGTCGGCATAAAGCTCAGGCCGCGCCAGGCTGTTCATTTCCGCTTCCAGAACCTTCAGCGCGGGCAGGTAGTCCTGCAGGGCTTCAATGGCATTGCGCCCGGCGGAAGGGTCAAGCACGTGGGCGGGTACGCCATCCAGGCGCATCCGGAACCACAGCACACCTACCTGGCCTGCATAGATCTGAGCGCCGAACGGCTCTGGTATCAGCACGAAATCGCCGCTGTAGCCTTGGTGCAGGCAAGCCAGAGCGCCGTTGCCGGTACACTCTTCCTCAATCACGGTTTGCAGGGTAAGCGGGAAATTGATCTCGACGCCTGCCTGGCGCACCGCCTCAACCGCCATCACCATGGCGGCAATACCGGCTTTCATGTCGCCGGCGCCGCGGCCATACAGCCAGCCATCTTTTTGCCAGGGCTCCCAGGGCGGGCGGGTCCACATATCGGTGGGTTCGGCGGGCACCACATCGAGATGGCCGTTAAACACCAGGTGCGGCCCTGGCGCACCGGGGTTGAGGTCTGAAATCACATTGTAGCGCCCAGTGCTGGGCCACTCGGCAGGCGCTCGATGAGGATGCTCCGCAAAGCCCGGGGCATCCAGCGGGACCCGGGTGACCGGCAGGCCCAGGCGCTCAAGGTGGCGTTCCATGGTATCCAGCGCGCCCTGTTCCTGGCCGATCACACTGTAGCCGCGCACCAAATCACTGGTTAGCGTTACAGTGTCGTCCATCAGCGCGTTGCAGCAGGCAATAATGCGTTGTTCGGTAGCATCAAGCATCAGAATCTCCCTAAACGTGATTCATCAATCAGCAGGGTGGCGTCGGTGGCATCGCGCAGCGCCGCAACGCTCAGCCCTTCAGCAATTTCCACCACCTCAAGCCCCTGTGGAGTCACGTCCATCACGGCTTTTTCGGTGATAATGCGCGACACACAGCGGCTGGCCGTCAGGGGTAGCTGGCAGCGGGTCAGAATCTTGGGGTTGCCGTGCTTGTCGTTATGCGAACACAGCACCACCAGTCGGGCGACTTTCTGGGCCAGCTCCATGGCGCCGCCAATCCCTGGTGAGAACTTGCCGGGAATTTTCCAATTGGCCAGGTTGCCTTCCTGATCGACTTCGAAGGCGCCCATAAAGGTAACGTCCACGCGGCTGCGGCGGATCATCGCAAAGGAGGTGGCGCTGTCGAACACGCTGGCTCCCGGGCGAGTAGTGATATACGCGCCGCCGGAGTCAATCATATCGATATCCGGTGCTTCGCCCTCGTGGCGTGGGCGGCAGCCGAGTACGCCGTTTTCAGAGTGCACCAGCACATTGATATCGTCAGGTAGAAAGTGGAACAGGCGGGTGGGCAGCCCGATGCCCAGGTTGACGATCTGGCCGTCGATGACTTCACGGGTGGCGCGGGTCAACATGCGTTGCTGATCAGAGGTCATGAGGGCGAACTCCTTGCTGGCTGGACGCGCGGTCGACCTGCACCACCTGGCTGACAAAGGCACAGGGCGTGTGAATGGTGTCGATGGGCAAGTCGCCGGGTTCGGTGATGCGGTAGGTTTGCGCGATCACCCGGTCGGCCGCCATGGCCATCAGAGGATTGAAGTTGCTGGCGGTGGCGCGATAGATGAGGTTGCCGTAGCGGTCAGCCCGCTCGGCATGTACCAGGGCAAAATCTGCCTGAAGCGCCGGTTCGATGGCCCAGGTTGCGCCTTCGATAGTGACCTCATGGCGCCCTTCGGCAATTTCCGTTCCCATCCCGATATCGGTGAGAAAGCCGCCGTGGCCAACGCCTGCACAGCGGATTTTTTCCGCCAATAGCCCCTGCGGGTGAAAGGTGACTTCCATCTGGCCAGTATTCATCGCTTCGATAGCCGTCCGGTTCAGGCCGAGATGCGAGGTGATCAGGCGTTTGACCCGGCCCGCTTCAATCAGCTTGCCAATCCCGATGCCGGGCTCGTTGGCATCGTTTTTGATCAGCGTCAGGTTGCCCTGACCGGATGCCAGCAGGGCATCAAGCAGCGCAAAGGGCGTGCCCGGCGAGCCAAAGCCACCGACCATGACGGTGGCGCCATCAGGAATCTCGGCAATGGCCGCGTCAATCTCACAGACCTTGTGGTTAAGCAGCGTCATGGTGTTCAGCTCTCCCTGGTGGGTTGTGTGTTCAGGTCAGGCGACGGCGTAAGCGCTTGGTCAAAACGCGCCATGGCACGTGCCAGACGTTCCAGCAGGGTGTCCACTTCCTCGGCTTGAATGGTCAGCGGCGGGCAGACCAGGAAATGGTCACCGGCCAGGCCATCCAGGCTGCGGCGCGGGTAGATCAGCAGCCCTTCCTGTTTGGCCAAGGCGGTGATCTGGGCAAAGCGGTTCTGCTCTGCGGGGAAGGGCTTGCGCGATGCGCCATCGGCGATCAGTTCGACGCCCCATAACAGGCCAGCGCCGCGTACATGACCGACCCAGTCATAGTGCTTGGCAAGCGCACGCAGCCCGGCTTCCAGCTGCGCGCCGCGGGCCTGGGTGTTGTCCAGCAGGTGTTCGCGCTTGATGGCGTCGATGACGGCCAGGCCAGTGGCACAGGAAAGCGGGTTGCCCGCATAAGTATGGCCGTGCTGGAAGCCGCCGCTGGCCATCACTGTTTCGACGATGTCAGTGCGGGCCAGCATGGCGCCAATCGGGTAGTAGCCCGCGCCCAGGCCTTTGGCGGTGACCAGAATGTCCGGCACCACGTCATAATGCTGGCAGGCAAACCAGGCGCCGGTACGGCCCACTCCGGTAAGCACTTCATCAGCAATCAGCAGGCAACCGAACTCATCGCACAGGGCGCGAATGCCTTGCAGATAGCGCTTGCCCAATAGCCGCGCGCCGGTGCTGGCACCACCTATTGGTTCGAGGATAAAGCCAATCAGCGATTCCGGCCCGGCGGCTTGCATGGCAGCGCGGGTTTCTGCCAGGAGGCGATCTACATGGGTGTCGTCATCGCTATCCTGATGGCGGAAGAAATCCGGCCCTGGCACTTTGATGGAAGCGTGGGTCATGCTGGTGAAAGGGGCTTCCAGCGGTTGATAGCCGGTCATGCCCAGTGCCCCCATGGTGCTGCCATGGTAAGAAGGGCGCAGTGAGACAAAGCGCTGGCGTTGGGGCTGGCCGAGTGCAAAGAAGTATTGGCGTGCCAGCTTGAGGGCAGACTCCAC from Halomonas sp. CH40 includes these protein-coding regions:
- a CDS encoding ArgE/DapE family deacylase; protein product: MLDATEQRIIACCNALMDDTVTLTSDLVRGYSVIGQEQGALDTMERHLERLGLPVTRVPLDAPGFAEHPHRAPAEWPSTGRYNVISDLNPGAPGPHLVFNGHLDVVPAEPTDMWTRPPWEPWQKDGWLYGRGAGDMKAGIAAMVMAVEAVRQAGVEINFPLTLQTVIEEECTGNGALACLHQGYSGDFVLIPEPFGAQIYAGQVGVLWFRMRLDGVPAHVLDPSAGRNAIEALQDYLPALKVLEAEMNSLARPELYADHPHPFNLSIGRVDAGNWASSVPAHAILEGRVGFPPGMSPEEAMQRVRDTLQARHAELDDATPAPQVSFHGFRSEGHVVDLDTPGIQLLSECHEALIGAPPGHYISTCTTDLRAFHVSGNINGTCYGPVAQRIHGVDECVEIDSIRHVMTTYALFIHRWAKMAEQQESN
- a CDS encoding 3-oxoacid CoA-transferase subunit B gives rise to the protein MTSDQQRMLTRATREVIDGQIVNLGIGLPTRLFHFLPDDINVLVHSENGVLGCRPRHEGEAPDIDMIDSGGAYITTRPGASVFDSATSFAMIRRSRVDVTFMGAFEVDQEGNLANWKIPGKFSPGIGGAMELAQKVARLVVLCSHNDKHGNPKILTRCQLPLTASRCVSRIITEKAVMDVTPQGLEVVEIAEGLSVAALRDATDATLLIDESRLGRF
- a CDS encoding CoA transferase subunit A, which translates into the protein MTLLNHKVCEIDAAIAEIPDGATVMVGGFGSPGTPFALLDALLASGQGNLTLIKNDANEPGIGIGKLIEAGRVKRLITSHLGLNRTAIEAMNTGQMEVTFHPQGLLAEKIRCAGVGHGGFLTDIGMGTEIAEGRHEVTIEGATWAIEPALQADFALVHAERADRYGNLIYRATASNFNPLMAMAADRVIAQTYRITEPGDLPIDTIHTPCAFVSQVVQVDRASSQQGVRPHDL
- a CDS encoding aspartate aminotransferase family protein; amino-acid sequence: MTNSPLFYQTGPALPEVSHADGVMLWDTQGKDYLDGCSGAISCNLGHGRQDIRNAMLAQMDKVAFTYRTQFESAPAEALGQQLVELFDGELGKIFFVSSGSEAVESALKLARQYFFALGQPQRQRFVSLRPSYHGSTMGALGMTGYQPLEAPFTSMTHASIKVPGPDFFRHQDSDDDTHVDRLLAETRAAMQAAGPESLIGFILEPIGGASTGARLLGKRYLQGIRALCDEFGCLLIADEVLTGVGRTGAWFACQHYDVVPDILVTAKGLGAGYYPIGAMLARTDIVETVMASGGFQHGHTYAGNPLSCATGLAVIDAIKREHLLDNTQARGAQLEAGLRALAKHYDWVGHVRGAGLLWGVELIADGASRKPFPAEQNRFAQITALAKQEGLLIYPRRSLDGLAGDHFLVCPPLTIQAEEVDTLLERLARAMARFDQALTPSPDLNTQPTRES